One genomic window of Coffea eugenioides isolate CCC68of chromosome 1, Ceug_1.0, whole genome shotgun sequence includes the following:
- the LOC113760400 gene encoding putative disease resistance protein RGA1 encodes MADALIASTIKVALEKTLSLANERIGTLFQFKEDLETLRGSVAMIQAVLVDAEENQTHDQVVQLWLQRLEAVAFDAENLLDELNYEALHRQLMGKVRSFILSSDINIVFPRRMASKIRDINKKLNKINKEANDFGLIRRATFPHSTTAKVTLNRETDSSVGHYVVGRAKDETRLVETLLSLSEKAVSVIPILGMGGLGKTTLAQSVYNNSQVHSHFEKKIWVCVSDNFEETRLLKMILESLTRRNVEMTNRDVIVQEIREQLVGKKYLLVLDDVWTEKLKLWDDFFNLLLGLNATNGNWCVVTTRKQQTASIVATHDPYVLGKLSDDDCWSILMKKAIAGGEIPEQLHVVKKEIIKKCGGLPLAASVMGGLLRMKRKEEWKLVLKNKLSNLSGDEDGVMEILKLSFDCLPSPSIKKCFAYCSILPKDSKMKGDMLIELWMAEGFLQTDVNSQMMMEEIGMNYLRILLQSSLFEETRNYWGTHYKMHDLVHDLAESMSKSTKVINSGDAHIIDIGNQIRYLAIDSSGGVDSKKLFASISTSLHTLFIVKGDLSGDMLIKLKNLYVLNLSGARTQELPVSIGKLIHLRYVNLSNLQISILPDSLCKLYNLQTLTLSYSKVKDLPKGMCNLISLRHLHYYRGDENFQMPLEMGRLTCLQTLEFFNVGREKGRQIGELGCLKNLKGKLELRNLQLVKDRKGAEEANLSEKANLFRLQLEWAWALDREGDNYNYDRDVLDGLRPHPNLEELVIQRFMGDQFSQWLMDLPTTLPKLALLELYYCHRCRELLPLQNFESLKQLEIRGCNGLTNLPTDMLQSCSSLQKLRVIDCDNLITFPLDLQQTPSLLEVGLWVCPKLKTSMTPKGFGVLTSLRKLLIGPFSDDDHHENSSIYNEFDWSGLISSSSSSSTLRELLLYGLPHAQSLPHQLQYLTTLTSLYLFHFGAVEALPDWFGNFVALEELTLYNFKKLGHLPSMDTMRRLTKLTCLHIYRSPLLKERCTPESSGPDSQWSKVSHIRDLCISG; translated from the coding sequence ATGGCTGATGCACTTATTGCTTCCACAATAAAAGTGGCACTGGAGAAGACACTTTCCCTGGCCAATGAAAGGATTGGCACATTATTCCAATTCAAGGAGGACTTGGAGACCCTGAGAGGATCTGTTGCCATGATCCAAGCTGTCTTGGTTGATGCTGAGGAAAATCAAACGCACGACCAAGTCGTGCAATTGTGGCTCCAGAGGCTGGAAGCGGTGGCGTTTGATGCTGAGAATTTGTTGGACGAGCTGAATTATGAAGCTCTTCATCGCCAACTCATGGGCAAGGTACGCTCCTTCATCCTGTCCTCTGACATTAATATTGTTTTCCCACGGAGAATGGCCTCTAAGATCAGGGACATCAACAAAAAGTTGAATAAGATCAATAAAGAAGCCAATGATTTTGGACTGATCAGAAGGGCAACTTTCCCCCATTCTACTACTGCTAAAGTCACACTAAATAGAGAGACGGATTCTAGTGTTGGCCATTATGTTGTAGGAAGAGCTAAGGATGAAACAAGGCTGGTGGAGACCTTGCTAAGCTTGTCAGAAAAAGCCGTTTCTGTAATTCCCATTCTTGGGATGGGCGGATTGGGAAAGACAACTTTAGCTCAATCTGTATACAACAATAGTCAAGTTCATAGccattttgagaaaaaaatttggGTTTGTGTGTCTGACAATTTTGAAGAGACCAGgcttttgaaaatgattttagaATCACTCACAAGAAGAAATGTTGAAATGACCAATAGGGATGTCATCGTCCAGGAAATTCGAGAACAACTTGTGGGAAAAAAATATCTTCTTGTTCTTGACGATGTCTGGACTGAAAAGCTTAAATTGTGGGATGATTTTTTCAATTTGTTACTAGGGCTGAATGCAACTAATGGAAATTGGTGTGTTGTGACTACTCGTAAACAACAAACTGCATCCATTGTGGCCACACATGATCCTTATGTGTTAGGAAAGCTATCTGATGACGATTGTTGGTCTATCCTAATGAAGAAAGCCATTGCAGGCGGAGAAATTCCTGAACAATTGCATGTCGTGAAAAaggaaattataaaaaaatgtGGTGGCCTACCGCTGGCTGCAAGTGTAATGGGAGGTTTATTGCGCATGAAGAGAAAAGAGGAGTGGAAATTGGTTTTGAAGAATAAGCTTTCAAATTTGAGTGGAGATGAAGATGGTGTCATGGAAATACTTAAATTGAGTTTTGATTGTTTACCATCTCCATCCATTAAGAAATGTTTTGCATATTGTTCTATATTGCCTAAGGATAGTAAGATGAAAGGAGATATGCTGATCGAACTTTGGATGGCAGAAGGTTTTCTCCAAACAGATGTCAACAGCCAAATGATGATGGAGGAAATTGGAATGAATTATCTAAGAATTTTATTGCAGAGTTCGTTGTTtgaggaaacaagaaattaTTGGGGAACACATTATAAGATGCATGATCTAGTGCATGACCTTGCAGAGTCAATGTCAAAGTCTACCAAAGTCATTAATAGTGGGGATGCTCATATAATAGACATCGGTAATCAAATTCGTTACCTTGCAATAGATTCATCTGGTGGAGTAGACAGCAAAAAACTTTTTGCTAGTATATCAACTTCGCTTCATACGTTGTTCATCGTAAAGGGTGACTTATCTGGTGATATGTTAATAAAGTTGAAGAACTTGTATGTTTTGAATTTGTCTGGTGCAAGAACTCAGGAGCTACCAGTCTCAATTGGCAAATTGATACATTTGCGGTATGTTAACCTTTCAAATTTGCAAATCAGTATTTTGCCAGACTCCCTTTGCAAACTTTATAATCTACAGACATTGACTCTAAGTTACTCAAAGGTTAAAGATCTTCCGAAGGGGATGTGCAATTTGATTAGCTTGAGACATCTCCACTATTACAGAGgtgatgaaaattttcaaatgccGCTAGAGATGGGACGACTAACTTGCCTTCAGACACTAGAGTTCTTTAATGTGGGTCGAGAGAAGGGTCGACAAATTGGAGAGCTTGGATGCTTGAAAAACCTCAAAGGCAAATTGGAGTTGCGCAATCTTCAACTAGTTAAGGATAGGAAAGGAGCTGAGGAAGCAAATCTATCTGAAAAGGCAAATCTATTTAGGTTGCAACTTGAGTGGGCCTGGGCTTTGGATCGAGAAGGCGATAACTACAACTACGACAGAGATGTGTTAGACGGCCTTCGGCCTCACCCAAATTTGGAGGAGTTGGTAATTCAGCGTTTTATGGGCGATCAATTTTCTCAATGGTTAATGGATTTGCCAACAACACTACCCAAGTTAGCACTCTTGGAGCTTTATTACTGCCATAGATGCAGAGAACTCCTTCCCTTGCAAAACTTTGAGTCTCTTAAGCAGCTGGAGATTCGTGGTTGCAATGGGTTGACAAATCTGCCCACTGACATGCTACAGTCTTGTAGCTCTCTCCAGAAGCTTCGGGTGATTGATTGCGACAATCTTATCACCTTTCCGCTTGATTTGCAACAAACGCCTTCTCTTTTGGAGGTGGGGTTATGGGTATGTCCCAAACTGAAAACAAGTATGACCCCCAAAGGATTTGGTGTCCTAACCAGTTTAAGGAAGCTTTTGATTGGTCCCTTCTCAGATGATGATCATCatgaaaattcttcaatttacaATGAATTTGATTGGTCTGGATTGATAtcctcctcctcttcatcatccACACTACGTGAGCTATTATTATATGGGTTGCCACATGCGCAGTCTCTACCTCATCAGCTGCAATACTTGACCACCCTCACATCACTATATCTATTTCACTTTGGAGCTGTAGAAGCTCTACCAGATTGGTTCGGAAACTTTGTGGCTCTTGAAGAACTGACTTTATACAATTTCAAAAAGCTTGGACATTTACCCTCCATGGATACCATGAGACGCCTCACCAAATTAACATGTCTGCACATTTATCGTTCTCCTCTATTAAAGGAAAGGTGCACTCCTGAGAGCAGCGGCCCTGACTCCCAGTGGTCTAAGGTTTCTCATATTCGAGATCTATGCATATCTGGTTAA
- the LOC113760417 gene encoding putative disease resistance protein RGA3: MADPVIGATIQVALETAVSLASDRIGLLVRFKKDVASMTLSLGFIKDVLADAEEKQNQSRGVQRWLNSLEEVAYDAQNVLDELHYESLRHQVESRKLKVCCFFSFSNINLAFRWRMASKVKDIKLKLNGIYQEANGLLLVSRAVVPAALPAAPAVGDTRNRQTDSVLVPMTGRADDESNIVKILLSLSEKVVSVLPIVGMGGLGKTTLAKSIYNNKQIDEHFDIKIWVCVSKKVPIEELFRLILVHLTGDKVEVDARDVIVGKIGNQLGGKKYFLVLDDVWDDNQALWEDFFNTLKGLNPTNGSWCLVTTRPGPVAQCVSRVFMMEKEAYRLGKLPVDHCWSIVKEKTVRGGEVPDELQAIRERVIERCDGLPLAASVIGGLLSLHRKEEWRSILENRLLSLSAGGDHVMQILKLSFDNLPSPAIKKCFAYCSIFPQDTEMEGDMLIELWMAEGFLHAGLENKTMEEIGEYYLEILLQSSLLEEIRNFWGRRYYKMHDMVHEVTKLIMSKSTKFINSETGSGDNSNQVRCLVIDSFGEGTINLFESRSNLLHTLFLSQGSLSDEMLMKLKNLHVLNLSGEENQNLPISIGKLIHLRYINFEGSTSETLPESVCKLYNLQTLSLHDSDVKHLPKGTCDLISLRHLHYYTPDTEFQMPLEMGRLTCLQTLEFFNVGREKGRRIGELGSLKNLKGKLEIRNLELVKGKEGAEEAKLSEKANLFRLELRWARDREGDNYNHENVLDGLRTHPNLEELKIENFMGDQFPRWLMDLPTTTTLPEFATTLPKLTSLEFNRCHRCRELLPLQNFTSLKELVIYACDGLTNLPGDLLHSCASLQKLQVSWCGNLVSFLLDLQQTPSLLELGLYCCPKLKTSMTPKGFGFLTSLRKLVIGPFSDDGDDHENSSIYNEFDWSGLISSSSSSSSALRELHLRGLPHMESLPHQIQYLTTLTSLALGEFGGIKALPDWFGNFAALEGLYLYDFKELGRLPSEDAMRSLTKLKHLRFYHSPLLEERCTPESSGPTPSGPKFLTFKTYTYVVNS, translated from the coding sequence ATGGCCGACCCTGTTATCGGTGCCACAATTCAGGTTGCCTTGGAGACGGCAGTATCTCTTGCCTCTGACAGGATTGGTTTGCTAGTTCGGTTCAAGAAGGATGTGGCCAGCATGACACTTTCTCTTGGCTTTATCAAAGATGTCCTGGCTGATGCTGAGGAAAAGCAAAACCAAAGCAGAGGAGTGCAACGATGGTTGAATAGTCTCGAGGAGGTGGCTTATGATGCTCAGAATGTGTTGGATGAGCTCCACTATGAATCTCTTCGTCACCAGGTGGAGTCCCGAAAGCTCAAGGTATGCTgcttcttctccttctctaACATTAATCTTGCTTTTCGCTGGAGAATGGCTTCTAAGGTCAAGGACATCAAACTTAAGTTGAATGGCATCTATCAAGAAGCCAATGGATTGCTACTGGTCAGTAGGGCAGTCGTGCCTGCTGCCCTCCCTGCTGCTCCTGCTGTTGGAGACACAAGAAATCGGCAGACTGACTCTGTTCTTGTTCCAATGACTGGAAGAGCCGATGATGAATCAAACATAGTGAAGATTTTGTTGAGCCTGTCTGAGAAGGTTGTTTCTGTTCTTCCCATAGTTGGTATGGGAGGTTTAGGCAAAACAACTTTGGCTAAATCCATATACAACAACAAGCAAATTGATGAACACTTTGACATAAAGATTTGGGTTTGTGTATCGAAAAAAGTTCCAATAGAGGAGCTTTTCAGACTCATATTAGTGCATTTGACGGGAGACAAGGTTGAAGTGGATGCTAGGGATGTCATCGTTGGAAAAATTGGGAATCAACTAGGGGGGAAAAAGTATTTCCTAGTCCTTGATGATGTGTGGGATGATAATCAAGCATTGTGGGAGGACTTTTTCAACACCTTGAAGGGGCTCAATCCAACTAATGGAAGCTGGTGTCTGGTCACTACTCGTCCAGGTCCAGTGGCGCAGTGTGTGTCTAGAGTATTCATGATGGAAAAAGAAGCCTATCGATTAGGAAAACTACCTGTTGATCATTGTTGGTCTATCGTAAAAGAAAAAACAGTTCGAGGGGGAGAAGTACCTGATGAACTACAAGCAATTAGAGAGAGAGTAATCGAAAGATGTGATGGTCTACCATTGGCTGCAAGTGTAATCGGAGGTCTATTATCTTTACATAGAAAAGAGGAGTGGCGATCAATTTTGGAGAATAGGCTTTTGAGTTTGAGTGCAGGTGGAGATCATGTGATGCAAATACTTAAGTTGAGTTTTGATAATTTGCCATCACCAGCCATCAAGAAATGTTTTGCATATTGTTCTATTTTTCCCCAGGATACTGAGATGGAAGGAGATATGCTGATCGAACTTTGGATGGCAGAAGGTTTCCTCCATGCAGGTCTCGAGAACAAAACAATGGAGGAAATTGGAGAGTATTACTTGGAAATTTTATTGCAGAGTTCTTTGCTGGAAGAAATAAGAAACTTTTGGGGAAGAAGGTATTATAAAATGCATGATATGGTGCACGAAGTCACAAAATTAATAATGTCAAAGTCTACTAAATTCATTAATTCGGAGACTGGTTCAGGAGACAATAGTAATCAGGTTCGTTGTCTTGTAATAGACTCATTTGGAGAAGGCACAATAAATCTTTTCGAGAGTCGATCAAATTTGCTTCATACATTGTTTCTAAGTCAGGGTAGCTTATCTGATGAAATGCTAATGAAGTTGAAGAATCTGCACGTTTTGAATTTGTCCGGTGAAGAAAATCAGAATCTGCCAATCTCAATTGGCAAACTGATACACTTGAGGTACATTAACTTTGAGGGTTCTACAAGTGAAACTCTGCCGGAATCTGTTTGCAAACTTTATAATTTGCAGACGCTGAGTCTACATGACTCAGATGTTAAACATCTTCCGAAGGGGACGTGTGATTTGATTAGCTTGAGACATCTCCATTATTACACCCCTGATACAGAATTTCAAATGCCGCTAGAGATGGGACGGCTGACTTGCCTTCAGACGCTAGAGTTCTTTAATGTGGGTCGAGAGAAGGGTCGACGAATTGGAGAGCTTGGAAGCTTGAAGAACCTCAAAGGCAAATTGGAGATACGCAATTTGGAACTAGTAAAGGGTAAGGAAGGAGCTGAGGAAGCAAAACTATCTGAAAAGGCAAATCTATTTAGGCTGGAACTTCGGTGGGCCCGTGATCGAGAAGGCGACAATTACAACCATGAAAATGTGCTAGATGGCCTTCGAACCCACCCAAATTTGGAGGAGTTGAAAATTGAGAATTTTATGGGCGATCAATTTCCTCGATGGTTAATGGATTTGCCAACGACAACAACACTCCCTGAGTTTGCAACAACACTCCCCAAGTTAACGAGTTTGGAGTTTAATCGCTGCCACAGATGCAGAGAACTCCTTCCCCTGCAAAACTTTACGTCTCTTAAAGAGCTGGTGATTTATGCTTGTGATGGGTTGACGAATCTGCCCGGTGACTTGCTACACTCTTGTGCCTCTCTCCAGAAGCTTCAGGTGAGTTGGTGCGGCAATCTTGTCTCCTTTCTGCTTGATTTGCAACAAACGCCTTCTCTCTTGGAGCTGGGATTATACTGCTGTCCCAAACTGAAAACAAGCATGACACCCAAAGGATTTGGTTTCCTAACCAGCTTAAGGAAGCTTGTAATTGGTCCCTTCTCAGATGATGGTGATGATCATGAAAATTCCTCAATTTACAATGAGTTTGATTGGTCTGGATTGatatcctcctcctcctcttcgtCATCCGCACTCCGTGAATTACACTTACGTGGGTTGCCACACATGGAGTCACTGCCACATCAGATCCAATACTTGACCACTCTCACATCACTAGCGCTAGGTGAGTTTGGAGGTATAAAAGCTCTGCCAGATTGGTTCGGAAACTTCGCTGCTCTTGAAGGActatatttatatgatttcaaAGAGCTTGGACGTCTACCCTCTGAGGATGCCATGAGAAGTCTCACCAAACTAAAACATCTGCGATTTTATCATTCTCCTCTGTTAGAAGAAAGATGCACTCCTGAGAGCAGCGGCCCGACTCCCAGTGGTCCAAAGTTTCTCACATTCAAGACCTACACATACGTGGTTAACAGTTGA